Proteins from a single region of Deltaproteobacteria bacterium:
- a CDS encoding RidA family protein, with protein MLFLAGHTASQPNPNADLGNFEAQFKAVFDKIGNTLKQDGGTVDDIV; from the coding sequence ATGCTGTTTCTCGCCGGACATACGGCGAGCCAGCCCAATCCCAACGCGGACTTGGGCAACTTCGAAGCTCAGTTCAAAGCGGTGTTCGACAAGATCGGCAATACTCTGAAACAAGACGGCGGAACCGTCGACGACATTGTCTAG
- a CDS encoding electron transfer flavoprotein subunit beta/FixA family protein yields the protein MNVVVCGKVIPASTVTIELDGNTKRMIRKGVPHELDPMAASAVEEGLRLTEKLGGAVTLVTMGTSDATIGIRNALAMGVTSAIHVLDDTVAGSDTLATAKLLAAAIKKLEFDLVICATEAGDSYAGIVHGQIAQLLGIPPLTFAREITVDGNKIAIKRQSEAGFDVVQSTLPALVACASGINEPRYPQLKGIMAAKKKEIKVMTAADLGVPADQVGEKGAREKVLTIGRPPKREAGKMVTDEGEGGKQIADFLAEIKVI from the coding sequence TTGAACGTCGTCGTCTGTGGTAAGGTTATTCCTGCCAGTACGGTTACGATCGAGTTAGATGGGAACACCAAGCGCATGATTCGCAAAGGCGTGCCCCACGAGCTCGATCCGATGGCGGCCAGCGCCGTCGAAGAAGGGCTGCGGCTGACCGAAAAACTTGGCGGTGCGGTGACGCTCGTGACCATGGGAACGAGCGACGCGACTATTGGCATCCGCAATGCCCTCGCGATGGGCGTCACCTCAGCGATCCATGTTCTAGATGACACGGTGGCCGGTTCCGACACACTCGCCACGGCTAAACTGCTGGCCGCCGCAATCAAGAAACTCGAATTCGATTTGGTGATCTGTGCCACCGAGGCCGGGGACAGCTACGCCGGCATCGTCCATGGCCAGATCGCCCAACTGCTCGGCATTCCGCCGCTGACGTTCGCGCGCGAAATCACGGTGGATGGCAATAAGATCGCCATCAAACGCCAGAGCGAAGCCGGCTTCGACGTTGTCCAATCGACATTGCCAGCGTTGGTGGCCTGCGCCAGCGGCATCAACGAGCCGCGCTATCCGCAACTAAAAGGCATCATGGCGGCCAAGAAAAAAGAGATCAAAGTTATGACCGCAGCAGACCTGGGAGTGCCCGCCGATCAAGTGGGCGAAAAAGGCGCGCGGGAAAAAGTTTTAACCATCGGCCGCCCGCCCAAGCGCGAGGCCGGTAAGATGGTGACCGACGAAGGGGAAGGCGGCAAGCAGATTGCGGACTTTCTTGCTGAAATCAAGGTGATCTAA